A portion of the Micromonospora tarapacensis genome contains these proteins:
- a CDS encoding ParA family protein, with translation MAGNGDRAETWTTELREQQNALGSDLGPADPAAYTMRKPIPEPMPTDRHGPARIIAMANQKGGVGKTTTTINLGAALAEYGRKVLLVDFDPQGALSVGLGVNPHNLDLSVYNLLMQDDVTADDVLIKTDVAGLHLLPANIDLSAAEIQLVNEVAREMALARVLKSVRKEYDYILIDCQPSLGLLAINALTVSHGVLVPLECEFFSLRGVALLLDTIDKVRERLNFDLELEGILATMYDSRTTHCRQVLQRVVEAFGDKVYQTVITKTVKFPESTVAGSPITTLDPASSGARNYRQLAREVIAAQADR, from the coding sequence ATGGCTGGCAACGGTGACCGTGCCGAGACCTGGACGACCGAGCTCCGCGAACAGCAGAACGCCCTCGGCTCGGACCTCGGCCCGGCGGACCCGGCCGCCTACACGATGCGCAAGCCGATCCCCGAGCCCATGCCCACCGACCGGCACGGCCCGGCCCGCATCATCGCCATGGCCAACCAGAAGGGCGGCGTCGGCAAGACCACCACGACCATCAACCTCGGTGCCGCGCTCGCCGAGTACGGTCGCAAGGTCCTGCTTGTCGACTTCGACCCGCAGGGCGCTCTCTCCGTCGGGCTGGGGGTGAACCCCCACAACCTGGACCTGTCGGTCTACAACCTGTTGATGCAGGACGACGTGACCGCCGACGACGTGCTCATCAAGACCGACGTGGCCGGGCTGCACCTGCTGCCGGCCAACATCGACCTCTCCGCGGCCGAGATCCAGCTCGTCAACGAGGTCGCCCGCGAGATGGCCCTGGCGCGGGTGCTCAAGAGCGTCCGCAAGGAGTACGACTACATCCTGATCGACTGCCAGCCGTCGCTCGGCCTGCTGGCGATCAACGCGTTGACCGTCTCGCACGGCGTGCTCGTCCCGCTGGAGTGCGAGTTCTTCAGCCTGCGCGGGGTGGCCCTGCTGCTGGACACCATCGACAAGGTGCGCGAGCGGCTCAACTTCGACCTGGAGCTCGAGGGCATCCTCGCCACCATGTACGACAGCCGCACCACGCACTGCCGGCAGGTGCTCCAGCGGGTGGTGGAGGCGTTCGGCGACAAGGTCTACCAGACGGTGATCACCAAGACGGTGAAGTTTCCCGAGTCCACCGTCGCCGGCTCACCGATCACCACGCTCGACCCGGCGTCCTCGGGCGCCCGCAACTACCGTCAGCTGGCCCGTGAGGTGATCGCCGCGCAGGCGGACCGGTAG
- a CDS encoding MFS transporter — translation MMTADRRPDTRPEPMPTLRGSGPRVRRAWAAYAISQAGSGIGTGALPLVAILLLDASDWQISLLAAVAGIAGAVAVVPLGPWVEFHRKRPVMVGADLLRGVTLLSVPVAAWAGGLTYGQLCLVAAAQTIGTILSSAASTAFLKSLVPGDQLVLVNARWESTTWTATTFGPPAGGILVSWVGAPATLLVNAASFLLSAVTLGRIRHREPAPTGPERGRHSMAQMTAGWRHIAAHPVLLRLFGHALVFGGCIVASTPLIAVLMLRDLGFSPAQYGLALGVPCAAGVLGSVLAPRIIRRAGLMPTLLVAGAARCLWMAVVPFAPGTTAGLVQIIAADTMLLLCAGIFNPAFSTYRMRAVADGYLARVTAAWAVSSKVAQPIVIAAAGVAAAAVGARPALLGLAGVLLASVVVLPWRSWTRRDLPVGRGRDVPVGIGQSQTTGVQP, via the coding sequence ATGATGACCGCTGACCGCCGCCCGGACACCAGGCCCGAACCGATGCCGACGTTGCGCGGCAGTGGCCCGCGGGTGCGGCGGGCGTGGGCGGCGTACGCGATCTCGCAGGCCGGCAGCGGCATCGGCACCGGAGCGTTGCCGCTGGTGGCGATTCTGCTGCTGGACGCCTCGGACTGGCAGATCTCACTGCTGGCCGCGGTCGCGGGGATCGCCGGCGCCGTGGCGGTGGTGCCGCTGGGGCCGTGGGTCGAGTTCCACCGCAAACGCCCGGTCATGGTCGGCGCGGACCTGCTGCGCGGTGTCACCCTGCTCAGCGTCCCGGTCGCCGCCTGGGCCGGCGGGCTGACGTATGGCCAGTTGTGTCTGGTGGCCGCCGCACAGACGATCGGGACGATTCTGTCTTCGGCGGCCAGCACCGCGTTCCTGAAGTCGCTGGTGCCCGGCGACCAGCTGGTGCTGGTCAACGCCAGGTGGGAGAGCACCACGTGGACGGCCACCACGTTCGGGCCTCCGGCGGGCGGGATACTGGTCTCCTGGGTCGGCGCGCCCGCCACGCTCCTGGTCAACGCGGCCAGTTTCCTGCTGTCGGCGGTCACGCTGGGCCGGATCCGGCACCGTGAACCCGCACCCACTGGCCCCGAGCGCGGCCGGCACTCGATGGCGCAAATGACTGCCGGGTGGCGGCACATCGCTGCCCACCCGGTTCTTCTCCGGCTGTTCGGGCACGCACTGGTCTTCGGTGGCTGCATTGTCGCGTCCACGCCGCTGATCGCCGTGCTCATGCTCCGCGATCTCGGGTTCAGCCCGGCGCAGTACGGCCTCGCGCTCGGGGTGCCGTGCGCGGCCGGGGTCCTCGGGTCGGTGCTGGCGCCACGGATAATCCGCCGGGCCGGGTTGATGCCGACGCTGCTGGTCGCCGGGGCGGCCCGCTGCCTGTGGATGGCCGTCGTCCCGTTCGCGCCGGGCACGACCGCCGGACTGGTGCAGATCATCGCCGCGGACACGATGCTGTTGCTGTGCGCCGGGATTTTCAATCCCGCCTTCTCGACCTATCGGATGCGGGCGGTCGCCGACGGCTACCTGGCCCGGGTGACCGCGGCGTGGGCGGTCAGCAGCAAGGTCGCCCAGCCCATCGTCATCGCGGCTGCCGGCGTGGCCGCCGCGGCGGTCGGCGCCCGTCCCGCACTGCTCGGTCTGGCCGGTGTGCTGCTGGCCAGCGTGGTCGTGCTGCCCTGGCGTAGCTGGACCAGGCGAGACCTTCCTGTGGGCCGAGGCCGAGACGTCCCTGTGGGCATCGGGCAAAGCCAGACGACGGGAGTACAGCCGTGA
- a CDS encoding nucleoside triphosphate pyrophosphohydrolase family protein has product MAATEAGTNLTTDSAADGLFWLLVDTARTLAARYPQDTGAFVRLAKLTEETGEVAAQINIWAGTGLKREEHGEFDPRELAAELSDVLRSAVSIALALDILDLLIAEIRGRHTEIAAATSQAYDTVRQRGSATAAAQQPADEPQRLRSRTGSRGGKNFPFLPAAAQRPAAPYRHAQIAHSN; this is encoded by the coding sequence GTGGCTGCCACCGAAGCTGGAACCAATCTAACCACCGACAGCGCCGCTGACGGGCTGTTCTGGTTGCTCGTGGACACCGCCCGAACATTGGCAGCCCGCTACCCCCAAGACACGGGTGCCTTTGTCCGACTGGCGAAGCTCACCGAAGAGACCGGGGAGGTCGCCGCGCAAATCAACATCTGGGCCGGAACCGGCCTCAAACGCGAGGAACACGGCGAATTCGACCCCCGCGAACTCGCCGCAGAGCTTTCCGACGTCCTGCGGTCCGCCGTCAGCATCGCCCTCGCCCTCGACATCCTTGACTTGCTCATCGCCGAGATCCGCGGCAGGCACACCGAAATCGCAGCCGCCACCAGCCAGGCCTATGACACCGTCCGCCAGCGAGGTTCAGCTACTGCCGCCGCCCAGCAACCTGCGGACGAGCCCCAGCGGCTGCGAAGTCGCACAGGAAGCCGAGGCGGTAAGAACTTCCCATTCTTGCCAGCTGCGGCGCAGCGGCCCGCCGCGCCATACCGACACGCCCAGATAGCCCATTCGAACTAA
- a CDS encoding P-loop NTPase family protein: MTMQKIAIVGNSGAGKTVLAHRLGALLHLPVTHLDALRYDTDWNLVPEAEFADQQRAAVTADTWIIDGNSLATLSIRAAAADTVIMVDPPPWVCLWGILQRRWRYRGGQHPDGVFDRITVDSLRYTATYRRSHGPRTLACIAVAGLPARHQLATALVDRVPRHPPPPLRKLAAAYR, encoded by the coding sequence GTGACAATGCAGAAAATCGCGATCGTCGGTAACAGCGGCGCCGGCAAGACCGTGCTCGCGCACCGGCTCGGTGCCCTGCTGCACCTGCCGGTGACCCACCTGGACGCGCTGCGTTACGACACCGACTGGAACCTGGTGCCCGAGGCCGAGTTCGCCGACCAGCAACGCGCAGCCGTCACCGCCGACACATGGATCATCGATGGGAACTCTCTGGCCACGCTGTCCATCCGGGCAGCCGCCGCGGACACCGTCATCATGGTGGACCCGCCACCGTGGGTCTGTCTGTGGGGCATCCTGCAACGCCGGTGGCGCTACCGCGGCGGCCAGCACCCCGACGGTGTCTTCGACCGCATCACCGTCGATTCCCTGCGTTATACGGCCACGTACCGGCGCAGCCATGGTCCTCGCACGCTGGCCTGCATCGCTGTAGCCGGTCTCCCAGCTCGCCATCAGCTCGCGACGGCTCTCGTCGACCGCGTACCACGTCATCCGCCGCCCCCTCTTCGAAAGCTCGCCGCAGCCTACCGGTGA
- a CDS encoding MazG-like family protein codes for MTADQQLSPGPTPLKRIDRQEENAQVSTTTNSRNGSGSIPSQSSPSDPQEALPEFRQSWWETGLRARANASEFGVFAELPGLTRRAVPVAWRADRLRTSLLDEQDGTDRLELTCRIMKIAEEAGEATQAWFGVLGQNPRKGVTHAVDDGVGELTDVVFTSLVAIASLGADPQEAVAAVAAKAATYRSGLATTTAGSPPTGSGTAA; via the coding sequence GTGACCGCCGACCAGCAACTCTCGCCAGGACCCACGCCCCTCAAGCGGATCGACCGGCAGGAGGAAAACGCGCAGGTGAGCACCACAACGAACAGCCGCAACGGCAGCGGATCCATCCCGTCCCAGAGCTCGCCGAGCGACCCACAGGAGGCGCTCCCGGAGTTCCGCCAGAGCTGGTGGGAGACCGGGCTCCGGGCCCGGGCGAACGCCAGCGAGTTCGGCGTCTTCGCCGAACTGCCGGGCCTGACCCGGCGGGCTGTGCCAGTGGCGTGGCGGGCTGACCGGCTGCGGACATCGCTGCTCGACGAGCAGGACGGCACCGACCGTCTGGAACTGACGTGCCGGATCATGAAGATCGCTGAAGAGGCGGGCGAGGCCACGCAGGCGTGGTTCGGGGTGCTGGGCCAGAATCCGCGCAAGGGGGTCACGCACGCGGTCGATGACGGTGTCGGTGAACTCACCGATGTGGTGTTCACCAGCCTGGTAGCGATCGCCAGCCTGGGTGCCGACCCGCAGGAGGCGGTCGCCGCGGTGGCAGCGAAGGCCGCGACCTACCGGTCGGGACTCGCCACGACGACGGCCGGGTCACCACCGACCGGATCCGGAACCGCCGCATGA
- a CDS encoding nucleoside triphosphate pyrophosphohydrolase family protein — protein MTAGPETPPHASGGPLPDTFAALVATVHALTRRFPDHNGPFERVSRLAEESGELAAAAVNHAEATGIKIAKHGPFDPARLVKEVMDVLRAAVGIAAHYDVVDELCTAIADHYLRHVQLGLIDVPQPETGGEQHDDR, from the coding sequence ATGACAGCCGGACCGGAGACGCCGCCGCACGCCAGCGGCGGGCCGTTGCCGGACACGTTCGCGGCGCTCGTGGCGACGGTGCATGCGCTGACCCGCCGGTTCCCTGACCACAACGGCCCGTTCGAGAGGGTGTCACGGCTGGCTGAGGAGTCCGGTGAGCTCGCCGCGGCGGCGGTCAACCACGCCGAAGCGACAGGCATCAAGATCGCCAAGCATGGCCCGTTCGATCCGGCGCGCCTGGTCAAAGAAGTGATGGACGTGCTGCGGGCGGCGGTCGGGATCGCCGCGCACTACGACGTGGTCGACGAACTGTGTACGGCGATCGCCGACCACTACCTGCGGCATGTTCAGCTTGGCTTGATCGACGTACCGCAGCCGGAGACGGGCGGAGAGCAGCATGATGACCGCTGA
- a CDS encoding pseudouridine synthase, whose amino-acid sequence MPRDNRTPSPDAPVYTGPERLQKVLAAAGVGSRRACEDLIFRRRVTVDGRVAQLGDKVDPATAVIHVDGERLVADTRLVYLALNKPRGVVSTMADEKGRTALADFIGNRVEQRVYHVGRLDADSEGLLLLTNDGTLAHRLMHPSYGVPKTYLCEVAGPIPRNLGRRLAAGIELDDGPVTVDAFRVVDSLGRTAQVELTLHEGRKHIVRRLLAEVGHPVSRLVRTSIGPIRLGDLRAGRTRRLTNAEVAALFKAVGD is encoded by the coding sequence ATGCCACGCGATAACCGCACCCCGTCCCCGGACGCGCCCGTCTACACCGGCCCCGAGCGCCTGCAGAAGGTGCTTGCCGCCGCCGGTGTGGGCTCCCGGCGTGCCTGCGAAGACCTGATCTTCCGCCGGCGGGTGACGGTCGACGGGCGGGTGGCCCAGCTCGGCGACAAGGTCGACCCGGCCACCGCGGTCATCCACGTCGACGGCGAGCGGTTGGTGGCCGACACCCGGCTGGTCTACCTGGCGTTGAACAAGCCGCGCGGAGTGGTTTCCACAATGGCCGACGAGAAGGGGCGCACCGCCCTGGCCGACTTCATCGGCAACCGCGTCGAACAGCGGGTCTACCACGTCGGGCGGCTCGATGCGGACAGCGAGGGCCTGCTGCTGCTCACCAACGACGGCACCCTGGCGCACCGCCTGATGCACCCCTCGTACGGGGTGCCGAAGACGTACCTGTGCGAGGTCGCCGGGCCGATCCCGCGCAACCTCGGCAGGCGGCTGGCGGCCGGGATCGAGCTGGACGACGGACCGGTGACGGTCGACGCGTTCCGGGTGGTGGACAGTCTGGGACGTACCGCCCAGGTCGAGCTGACCCTGCACGAAGGCCGCAAACACATCGTACGGCGGCTGCTCGCCGAGGTCGGCCACCCGGTGAGCCGCCTGGTGCGTACCTCCATCGGGCCGATCCGGCTCGGCGACCTGCGCGCCGGGCGCACCCGACGGCTGACCAACGCGGAGGTCGCCGCCCTGTTCAAGGCCGTGGGTGACTGA
- the der gene encoding ribosome biogenesis GTPase Der has product MSDDGWVELREPDLDTEEPTGPQPVVAVVGRPNVGKSTLVNRIIGRRQAVVEDVPGVTRDRIPYDAQWSGRAFTVVDTGGWEPDAKDRAAAIAAQAEAAVATADVVLFVVDATVGATDVDEAAVKMLRRSAKPVILVANKADNTNVELEATSLWSLGLGEPYAVSALHGRGSGDLLDAILAALPEAPKVAENRPRGPRRVALVGRPNVGKSSLLNRFSGEERAVVDAVAGTTVDPVDSLVDIGGETWHLVDTAGLRKRVARASGTEYYASLRTASAIEAAEVAVVLLDSSEPISEQDQRILSMVTESGRALVIAFNKWDLVDADRRYYLDKEIDRELRRIPWAIRLNLSAKTGRAVDKLAAALHRALASWETRIPTAQLNAWLTALVQATPHPVRGGRAPRILFATQAGVAPPRFVLFTTGPLDAGYQRFVERKLREEFGFEGSPIEISVRPRKKLGPGGRGKAHG; this is encoded by the coding sequence GTGAGTGACGACGGTTGGGTGGAGTTGCGGGAGCCGGACCTCGACACCGAGGAGCCGACCGGACCGCAGCCGGTGGTGGCCGTGGTCGGCCGTCCCAACGTCGGCAAGTCCACGCTGGTCAACCGGATCATCGGCCGCCGCCAGGCCGTCGTGGAGGACGTGCCCGGAGTGACCCGGGATCGGATCCCGTACGACGCACAGTGGTCCGGCCGGGCGTTCACCGTGGTGGACACGGGCGGCTGGGAGCCGGACGCGAAGGACCGGGCGGCGGCGATCGCCGCCCAGGCCGAGGCGGCTGTGGCCACCGCCGACGTGGTGCTGTTCGTGGTCGACGCGACGGTGGGCGCCACCGACGTCGACGAGGCGGCGGTGAAGATGCTGCGCCGCAGCGCCAAACCGGTAATCCTGGTGGCCAACAAGGCCGACAACACCAACGTCGAGCTGGAGGCCACCTCGCTGTGGTCGCTCGGCCTGGGCGAGCCGTACGCGGTGTCGGCGCTGCACGGCCGCGGCTCCGGCGACCTGCTCGACGCCATCCTGGCGGCGTTGCCCGAGGCGCCGAAGGTGGCGGAGAACCGCCCGCGTGGCCCGCGCCGGGTAGCCCTGGTGGGCCGGCCGAACGTCGGCAAGTCCAGTCTGCTGAACCGCTTCTCCGGTGAGGAGCGGGCGGTCGTCGACGCGGTCGCCGGCACCACCGTCGACCCGGTGGACAGCCTGGTTGACATCGGTGGCGAGACCTGGCACCTGGTGGACACGGCCGGCCTGCGCAAGCGGGTCGCCAGGGCCAGCGGCACCGAGTACTACGCCAGTCTGCGGACCGCCTCGGCGATCGAGGCGGCCGAGGTGGCGGTGGTGCTGCTCGACTCCAGCGAGCCGATCAGCGAGCAGGACCAGCGGATCCTGTCCATGGTCACCGAGTCCGGCCGGGCACTGGTGATCGCCTTCAACAAGTGGGACCTGGTCGACGCCGATCGCCGGTACTACCTGGACAAGGAGATCGACCGGGAGTTGCGCCGGATCCCGTGGGCGATCCGGCTGAACCTGTCGGCGAAGACCGGGCGGGCGGTGGACAAGCTGGCCGCCGCCCTGCATCGGGCGCTGGCCAGCTGGGAGACGCGGATCCCCACCGCACAGCTCAACGCCTGGCTCACCGCCCTGGTCCAGGCCACCCCGCACCCGGTACGGGGCGGCCGGGCGCCGCGGATCCTGTTCGCCACCCAGGCGGGTGTGGCCCCGCCGCGCTTCGTGCTGTTCACCACCGGGCCGTTGGACGCCGGCTACCAGCGTTTCGTCGAGCGCAAGCTGCGCGAGGAGTTCGGCTTCGAGGGCAGCCCGATCGAGATCTCGGTACGCCCCCGCAAGAAGCTCGGCCCCGGCGGCCGGGGCAAGGCACACGGCTGA
- the cmk gene encoding (d)CMP kinase gives MEENVPAGRCVVAVDGPSGSGKSTVSRRLATGLGARYLDTGAMYRAITWAVLRSGVELTDAQAVAKVAGEVDLRIGTDPAGYGVTADGVDVDAEIRGPEVTAAVSAVAAVPAVRALLVARQQDMIINAGRIVVEGRDIGSVVAPDADLKVYLTASAAARAARRSAENASDVAVTAADLARRDQLDSTRKADPLAQAPDAVVLDTTELGIDEVVARLRALLAERSAA, from the coding sequence GTGGAGGAAAACGTACCGGCCGGGCGCTGCGTGGTCGCTGTGGACGGGCCGTCCGGTTCGGGTAAGTCCACCGTCTCCCGGCGGCTCGCCACCGGCCTGGGCGCCCGGTACCTCGACACGGGTGCGATGTACCGGGCGATCACCTGGGCGGTGCTGCGTTCCGGCGTCGAACTGACCGACGCCCAGGCGGTGGCCAAGGTTGCCGGCGAGGTCGACCTGCGCATCGGCACCGACCCCGCCGGGTACGGCGTGACCGCCGACGGCGTGGACGTCGACGCCGAGATCCGTGGGCCCGAGGTGACCGCCGCGGTCTCCGCCGTGGCCGCCGTGCCGGCGGTCCGCGCGCTGCTGGTGGCCCGCCAGCAGGACATGATCATCAATGCGGGCCGGATCGTCGTCGAGGGCCGCGACATCGGTTCCGTGGTGGCCCCGGACGCCGACCTGAAGGTCTACCTCACCGCCTCGGCGGCGGCGCGTGCCGCCCGGCGCAGCGCCGAGAACGCCTCCGACGTCGCGGTCACCGCCGCCGACCTGGCCCGGCGTGACCAACTGGACTCGACCCGCAAGGCCGACCCGCTCGCCCAGGCACCCGACGCGGTCGTGCTGGACACCACCGAGCTGGGCATCGACGAGGTCGTGGCACGGCTGCGCGCACTGCTGGCCGAGCGGTCAGCGGCGTGA
- the scpB gene encoding SMC-Scp complex subunit ScpB: MSNEERPDSLADQAAAWIPPWQRTTPPRDPAPEDLPAPREPDDVTDPGTQLPRRGHSGTQLPRQGHSDTETSAHGAGAGGETAGSATGDPGSAMQDGAAAGRKRPPARARVVPEPPPVLDDAELRGALEAILLVVDEPVSELILAQVLEQPAERIGPMLDEIAAGYTAAGHGFELRRAAGGWRLYTRPEYATYVERFVLDGQSVRLTQAALETLAVVAYKQPVTRSRISAIRGVNCDGVIRTLVSRGLIEECGTETDSGAYLYRTTTMFLEKLGLDSLDDLPPLAPFLPDDVEELADATR, translated from the coding sequence ATGAGCAACGAGGAACGCCCCGATTCCCTGGCCGACCAGGCCGCCGCCTGGATCCCACCCTGGCAGCGCACCACCCCGCCCCGCGACCCCGCTCCCGAAGACCTCCCCGCCCCACGCGAGCCCGACGACGTGACAGATCCTGGTACCCAGTTGCCCCGCCGGGGGCACTCCGGTACGCAGCTGCCCCGCCAGGGGCACTCCGACACCGAAACCTCGGCGCACGGTGCGGGGGCGGGCGGGGAGACGGCCGGGTCCGCGACCGGCGACCCGGGTTCGGCGATGCAGGACGGCGCGGCAGCGGGGCGGAAGCGTCCGCCGGCACGGGCCCGGGTGGTGCCGGAGCCGCCGCCGGTGCTCGACGACGCCGAACTGCGTGGCGCGCTGGAGGCGATCCTGCTCGTGGTGGACGAACCCGTCAGCGAGCTGATCCTGGCCCAGGTGCTCGAGCAGCCCGCCGAACGGATCGGCCCGATGCTGGACGAGATCGCCGCCGGCTACACCGCCGCCGGCCACGGATTCGAGCTGCGCCGGGCGGCCGGCGGATGGCGTCTCTACACCCGGCCGGAATACGCCACCTACGTCGAACGGTTCGTCCTGGACGGGCAGTCGGTCCGGCTGACCCAGGCCGCGCTGGAGACCCTGGCCGTGGTGGCGTACAAGCAGCCGGTCACCCGGTCGCGCATCTCGGCCATCCGCGGCGTCAACTGCGACGGGGTGATCCGTACCCTGGTCTCCCGGGGCCTGATCGAGGAGTGCGGCACCGAGACGGACAGCGGGGCGTACCTGTACCGGACGACCACGATGTTCCTGGAGAAGCTCGGCCTCGACAGCCTCGACGACCTGCCACCGCTGGCCCCGTTCCTCCCCGACGACGTAGAAGAGCTTGCCGATGCCACGCGATAA
- a CDS encoding tyrosine-type recombinase/integrase: MPLLDLQKLTVGLSRTWAGFLRDWDRCLRAGNYPETTRYNYLLAAAQLGRYLAEQSPDPDAGDAAEDPCAVTRAHVEAFQGWMIETRSASTAVNKHKGLQQFFKWLLLDEEAIDRSPMQRVRQPKTPRKLIPVMRDEDTSKLLDACKGKGFANLRDEALIRVYCNTGARLSEVGNLLVDDVDLNTESVRFHGKGAKDRRVRFGPKTARALSRYLRARDKHKGAALPNLWLAERGTAALTPNGIKILLKRLGAAAGVADVHAHRWRHSFAHEWKRAGGDSGDLMLLLGWTSGDMPRHYGASAAAERAQETQARLGIGERV; encoded by the coding sequence ATGCCACTACTGGATCTTCAGAAACTCACCGTCGGGCTCTCCCGGACCTGGGCCGGGTTCCTCCGCGACTGGGACCGGTGCCTGCGGGCCGGGAACTATCCGGAGACCACCCGCTACAACTACCTCCTCGCCGCCGCGCAGCTTGGCCGCTATCTGGCAGAGCAGTCGCCGGATCCGGACGCCGGGGACGCGGCCGAGGATCCGTGTGCGGTGACGCGGGCGCATGTGGAGGCGTTCCAGGGTTGGATGATCGAGACCAGGTCCGCGTCGACGGCGGTGAACAAGCACAAGGGACTGCAGCAGTTCTTCAAGTGGCTGCTCCTCGACGAGGAGGCCATCGACCGGTCGCCGATGCAGCGGGTGCGGCAGCCGAAGACACCCCGCAAGCTGATCCCGGTCATGCGCGACGAGGACACCAGCAAGCTTCTCGACGCCTGCAAGGGCAAAGGCTTCGCGAACCTGCGCGACGAGGCGTTGATCCGGGTGTACTGCAACACCGGCGCACGCCTGTCGGAGGTCGGCAACCTTCTGGTCGACGACGTGGACCTGAACACGGAGTCGGTGCGTTTCCACGGCAAGGGCGCCAAGGATCGGCGAGTGCGGTTCGGGCCCAAGACGGCCCGGGCGCTGTCGCGCTATCTGCGGGCCCGGGACAAGCACAAGGGCGCCGCCCTGCCGAACCTGTGGCTGGCCGAACGAGGCACCGCAGCGTTGACTCCGAACGGCATCAAGATCCTGCTCAAACGGTTGGGAGCCGCGGCCGGCGTGGCGGACGTGCACGCGCACCGGTGGCGGCACAGCTTCGCCCACGAGTGGAAGCGTGCCGGCGGCGACTCCGGTGACCTGATGCTGCTGCTCGGATGGACCTCAGGGGACATGCCTCGCCACTACGGCGCCAGCGCCGCCGCCGAGCGGGCACAGGAGACGCAGGCGCGACTGGGTATCGGCGAGCGCGTATAG